The following coding sequences are from one Chloroflexota bacterium window:
- a CDS encoding GDP-mannose 4,6-dehydratase, with protein sequence MSLKSKNIFITGISGFVGSHMAKHLLNEGANVFGLFRRRADGSIPQNIRYLGIENEAVLLEGDIRDISSVAFALDQAKPDVVFHLAAQSFIPRSFSSPIETMDVNCLGTANLLEAVRNKGLDPVIVFAGSSEEYGLVFFSDAQYQHAISKYGVVFPPPISIPELPITESNPLRPMSPYAVSKVYADYLVRNYHTCFGLKTVVSRGFNHEGAGRGKMFVTSSITRQVMQYRRGEIGKLVIGNVNAFRDWSHVNDVLKGYCLLVEKGRYGDVYNQGSQRTNSVLSYLLLSLECAGYNVNRVETFSGDKKIDNPSDMDSSKLFGLSFEKTRVDRLMVEGKLEFQLSDVGLIAITDKEKIPIEFDKEKFRAAEVPMLLAKTSKIEKLGFEVQRSLKDIIGDQLNYFLDPAR encoded by the coding sequence TTGAGTTTAAAGAGCAAGAACATATTCATTACCGGCATAAGCGGTTTTGTCGGTTCACACATGGCGAAGCATCTCCTTAATGAAGGAGCGAATGTCTTTGGACTGTTCAGAAGACGGGCTGATGGCAGTATCCCACAAAATATTAGGTATCTGGGAATTGAGAATGAGGCAGTCCTGCTAGAAGGAGACATACGGGACATTTCAAGCGTTGCCTTTGCTTTAGACCAGGCCAAACCAGATGTCGTCTTCCATCTTGCTGCCCAATCCTTTATTCCAAGGTCATTTTCCTCACCGATTGAAACCATGGATGTGAATTGTTTGGGAACGGCCAATCTCCTTGAGGCGGTTAGAAACAAAGGCTTGGATCCAGTAATAGTCTTCGCAGGAAGTAGTGAGGAATATGGGCTGGTGTTTTTTTCGGACGCACAGTATCAACACGCAATAAGTAAATATGGTGTGGTTTTTCCTCCGCCTATAAGTATCCCTGAGTTACCGATTACAGAAAGCAACCCGCTGCGGCCTATGTCTCCTTATGCTGTCAGTAAGGTATATGCCGACTATCTTGTGAGAAATTATCATACATGCTTTGGTCTTAAGACGGTAGTCTCCAGGGGTTTTAACCACGAAGGCGCTGGCAGGGGCAAGATGTTTGTAACCTCATCGATTACGCGACAGGTGATGCAATATAGGCGTGGTGAAATTGGGAAGCTGGTTATAGGCAATGTCAATGCCTTTAGAGATTGGTCACATGTCAATGATGTCTTAAAGGGTTATTGCTTATTAGTTGAGAAAGGTAGGTATGGAGATGTCTATAATCAGGGCTCACAGAGAACTAACTCAGTGCTAAGCTACCTTTTATTGAGTCTTGAATGTGCTGGTTACAATGTTAACAGAGTTGAAACATTTAGCGGTGATAAGAAGATAGATAATCCCAGCGATATGGATAGCTCGAAGCTATTTGGCCTTTCCTTTGAAAAGACCAGGGTGGATAGATTGATGGTGGAAGGCAAGTTAGAGTTTCAGCTTTCAGACGTGGGACTTATTGCTATTACTGATAAAGAGAAAATTCCTATAGAATTTGATAAAGAAAAGTTCAGGGCAGCTGAGGTGCCTATGTTGTTAGCAAAAACATCCAAAATCGAGAAACTTGGTTTTGAGGTACAGCGCAGCCTGAAAGACATAATTGGAGACCAGTTGAACTATTTCTTGGATCCGGCTCGATAG
- a CDS encoding glycosyltransferase family 2 protein, with protein MGWRITRISGKDTLKRGVSVIIPAKNEADSIGDLIARTKATLHGRNFEIIVVDDGSKDSTKDTAQQSGAITISHICSLGKGAAIRDGALSATGDVLVFLDGDGAHYPEDIPSMIAPVSQNRADLVVGSRDFRSLKMFSSYLPRRLTNKLASLATSIIISFLLPLITLFKCPMKWIRVADAENGFKAIKKEKWDKLNIVSQGFEIETEIIYEAAKNGFRIQNVPVNCNWDSKISRLSILRDGLKTLKLLTWKLLKDLGIR; from the coding sequence ATTGGCTGGCGGATTACTAGAATTTCGGGGAAGGATACATTGAAAAGAGGGGTGAGTGTAATTATTCCAGCTAAGAACGAGGCAGATTCCATTGGTGATCTCATTGCCAGGACTAAGGCAACCCTTCACGGGCGTAACTTTGAGATAATTGTTGTCGATGATGGCTCAAAAGATAGTACTAAAGACACTGCACAGCAAAGTGGTGCCATAACCATATCCCATATTTGTAGTTTAGGCAAAGGTGCTGCTATAAGAGACGGTGCCCTTTCTGCAACCGGGGACGTACTTGTATTCCTTGATGGAGATGGCGCTCATTACCCAGAAGATATACCGAGCATGATTGCCCCTGTTAGTCAAAATAGAGCAGACTTGGTTGTTGGTTCTAGAGACTTCCGCAGTTTAAAAATGTTTAGCTCCTATTTGCCGAGGCGGCTTACTAATAAGCTTGCTTCGCTAGCTACCTCAATTATTATTTCGTTTCTTTTACCGCTAATTACTTTGTTTAAATGTCCTATGAAATGGATTAGGGTAGCAGATGCTGAAAATGGCTTTAAAGCGATTAAAAAAGAAAAATGGGACAAACTGAATATCGTCTCGCAGGGATTTGAGATAGAGACTGAAATAATATATGAGGCAGCAAAGAATGGATTTCGTATTCAGAATGTTCCCGTCAACTGTAATTGGGATTCCAAGATTTCTCGTCTTTCCATTCTTAGAGATGGTTTGAAGACTCTAAAATTACTAACTTGGAAGCTCTTAAAAGATTTAGGCATAAGATGA
- a CDS encoding NAD-dependent epimerase/dehydratase family protein: MDRVLITGGAGFLGKHLIKKLLDKYSDIEIRSISRHENEIVEMLVACNNNSRLKPIIGDIKEVDTLGHVLKDVDTVIHLAAMKHIDFCELYPSEAISVNIIATMNLLELFSGDTFIGMSTDKAVEATGCYGATKLLLEKLVLEQARKEPERRYMVVRSGNIFGSSGSVIQRWRQEIKQSNKITITDLEMTRFFIGVNALVAFIIQVIEQGESGKIYIPFQKVAKLGDLVKAMVELYGDKKTKIEVVGLRGGEKMHERLLLPWQKEVVSDLTTECSEDGEVLSIEEIKDWLADY; the protein is encoded by the coding sequence ATGGATAGAGTTTTGATAACCGGTGGAGCTGGTTTTCTGGGCAAGCACTTGATTAAAAAGTTGCTGGACAAATATAGTGACATCGAAATTAGGTCAATTTCACGGCATGAAAACGAAATTGTAGAAATGCTGGTAGCCTGCAACAACAATAGTAGATTAAAGCCTATCATAGGTGACATAAAAGAAGTCGACACACTAGGACATGTTCTTAAGGATGTTGACACAGTAATACACTTAGCAGCAATGAAACATATTGATTTTTGTGAGCTATATCCATCGGAGGCTATTTCGGTAAATATCATTGCGACCATGAATTTGTTGGAGCTGTTCTCGGGAGATACTTTTATAGGAATGTCGACAGACAAAGCCGTTGAGGCTACGGGCTGTTATGGTGCTACCAAACTTCTTTTGGAGAAATTAGTACTGGAGCAAGCGCGAAAAGAGCCAGAGCGCAGGTATATGGTAGTCAGAAGTGGCAATATCTTTGGCTCAAGTGGTAGTGTAATACAAAGATGGAGACAAGAAATAAAACAAAGTAATAAGATAACAATCACGGATTTAGAAATGACAAGGTTCTTTATTGGTGTAAATGCTTTAGTCGCCTTTATCATACAAGTCATTGAGCAAGGTGAAAGTGGGAAAATATATATACCGTTTCAAAAAGTCGCGAAGCTGGGAGATTTGGTAAAAGCCATGGTTGAACTTTACGGAGATAAGAAAACTAAGATAGAGGTCGTAGGATTAAGAGGGGGTGAAAAGATGCATGAAAGATTGCTTTTGCCGTGGCAAAAAGAGGTTGTTTCAGATTTAACGACTGAGTGCTCCGAGGATGGAGAGGTCTTAAGTATAGAGGAAATTAAGGATTGGCTGGCGGATTACTAG
- the glmS gene encoding glutamine--fructose-6-phosphate transaminase (isomerizing), with translation MCGIIGYCGKQTAAPLVFEGLKRVEYRGYDSAGMATISDGQLSVTKDTGKLEEIQSKHNLSSLPGNVAIGHTRWATHGGVTLANAHPHCDSTGTIAVVHNGIIENYQELRQHLISNGHRFASETDTETIPHLIEDEMKKGSSLEAAVLAIAPKLEGSYAFLVISSRDPGKIVGTRKDNPLAIGVSEHGYFVASDALAFSGLANQLMPLADTEVAVLTTNGIELFDAAGNKIAKEATYIDSKWCDSDKQGYPFFMLKEIMEQPQTIEASTNQDKELFTRVSMDILRAGQVIVTACGTSRYAALVGRYLFSKVGRKFCDVVMASEFHYFTDSVDRNTVVLAVSQSGETADVIQGVKRARDAGAQIVSIVNRPQSQLTEMSHHVIHLNCGPELCVAATKSFVSQLVVFYLLASSMVSHFDKAVADLRGISDKVSEAIEWNNKKLKNLSQELKDKNDFYYIARGINFAIASEAALKLKEISYIHAEGMPAGELKHGTLALIEPGIPVAVICPDDYTHRETLSNAIEAKSRGAYIIAVSDKKNEIYDFWVKVPKVNELLYPVVTVVPLQLLAYHLAVSRGYDPDRPRNLAKSVTVK, from the coding sequence ATGTGCGGTATTATCGGCTATTGTGGCAAACAAACAGCAGCTCCACTTGTTTTTGAAGGTTTGAAGCGTGTGGAGTACCGTGGCTATGACTCAGCAGGCATGGCTACCATATCCGACGGGCAATTGTCTGTTACAAAAGATACCGGCAAGCTTGAGGAAATTCAGAGCAAGCATAATCTAAGCTCATTACCAGGAAACGTAGCCATTGGCCATACCCGATGGGCAACTCATGGTGGTGTTACTCTGGCCAATGCTCACCCGCATTGTGATTCTACCGGTACGATAGCTGTCGTTCACAATGGCATAATTGAGAATTATCAGGAACTCCGCCAACATCTCATTAGCAATGGACATCGCTTCGCTTCAGAAACTGATACCGAAACCATACCACATCTTATTGAAGATGAAATGAAAAAGGGAAGCTCTCTTGAAGCGGCAGTTTTAGCTATTGCACCGAAACTAGAAGGCTCCTATGCATTTCTGGTTATATCTTCTCGTGATCCGGGCAAAATTGTCGGCACAAGAAAAGACAACCCTCTGGCTATTGGAGTAAGCGAACATGGCTATTTTGTTGCCAGCGATGCCTTGGCTTTCTCCGGGCTGGCTAACCAGTTGATGCCTTTAGCTGATACTGAGGTAGCAGTACTAACGACTAACGGGATCGAACTATTCGATGCTGCAGGCAATAAAATAGCGAAAGAAGCTACATACATCGACTCGAAATGGTGTGATAGTGATAAACAAGGCTATCCATTTTTCATGCTCAAGGAGATTATGGAGCAACCGCAGACCATCGAGGCATCTACTAACCAGGATAAGGAGTTGTTCACTAGAGTCTCTATGGATATTTTGAGAGCAGGCCAGGTGATAGTTACTGCTTGCGGTACTTCCAGATACGCTGCCCTAGTTGGCAGATATCTGTTCTCCAAAGTCGGTAGGAAGTTTTGTGATGTGGTTATGGCCTCTGAATTTCACTATTTTACCGATTCTGTCGACAGAAATACCGTGGTCTTAGCTGTCTCTCAAAGTGGCGAAACGGCCGATGTTATCCAAGGAGTGAAAAGAGCTAGAGATGCCGGTGCCCAGATCGTCTCTATTGTCAATAGGCCCCAGTCCCAATTGACTGAGATGAGCCACCATGTTATCCACCTAAATTGTGGCCCTGAACTATGTGTCGCAGCTACCAAGTCTTTTGTCAGCCAATTAGTGGTCTTTTACCTACTGGCTTCCTCAATGGTTAGTCACTTTGACAAAGCTGTTGCCGACCTCAGGGGTATCAGTGATAAAGTGTCTGAGGCTATCGAGTGGAATAACAAAAAACTCAAAAATCTGAGTCAGGAATTAAAGGACAAGAACGACTTCTACTACATAGCTAGGGGAATTAACTTCGCTATTGCTTCTGAAGCGGCCTTGAAGCTCAAAGAAATCTCCTATATTCATGCTGAAGGGATGCCTGCTGGCGAATTGAAACATGGCACTCTAGCCCTCATCGAGCCAGGGATACCGGTAGCTGTAATCTGTCCTGATGATTATACCCATCGTGAGACTTTAAGCAACGCCATAGAGGCTAAGTCACGAGGTGCTTATATCATCGCCGTCTCTGATAAGAAAAACGAAATATATGATTTCTGGGTGAAAGTTCCTAAGGTCAATGAGCTATTGTATCCTGTAGTCACTGTAGTCCCTCTTCAGCTGCTAGCATATCATTTGGCGGTTAGCCGAGGCTATGACCCAGATAGACCTCGTAACCTGGCAAAATCTGTGACCGTAAAATAA
- the queA gene encoding tRNA preQ1(34) S-adenosylmethionine ribosyltransferase-isomerase QueA — protein sequence MKTSDFDYHLPAEHIAQIPTEPRDRSRLMIIHRNTNSLEHRYFYEICNYLQDGDTLVFNNSRVIPARILGQREDSGAKVEILLLRRLGNALWETLVYPGRKTAVGTRIKITSRLDDIDVKLIAEVIEHGENGTRVVSFSEESLLEKLGQVPLPPYIRTTLTEPERYQTVYAEINGSVAAPTAGLHFTPRLLNELQHKGIQLAFVTLHIGLDTFRPVRVDEPSQHPIHKEYGEITSEVAALLTWTKKRGKKIIAVGTSTARMLEAAAQAGTIQPFAGWIDLFILPGYKFRVIDALVTNFHLPRSTLLMLVSAFASRDFILRAYEQAKNLGYRFYSFGDAMLIF from the coding sequence ATGAAGACCAGTGATTTTGACTACCACTTACCTGCTGAGCACATCGCTCAAATACCTACTGAGCCGCGAGACAGGTCCCGTCTGATGATTATCCATAGAAACACTAACTCCCTAGAACACCGATACTTTTATGAGATTTGCAATTATCTTCAAGATGGGGACACTTTAGTTTTTAACAATAGCCGTGTTATCCCGGCACGGATTTTGGGACAAAGAGAAGATAGCGGCGCAAAAGTGGAAATTCTGCTATTGCGTAGGCTGGGCAACGCCCTCTGGGAGACACTAGTGTATCCAGGTAGAAAGACTGCAGTTGGAACAAGAATCAAGATAACTAGCAGACTTGATGACATTGATGTAAAGCTAATAGCTGAGGTGATAGAACATGGGGAGAACGGCACTAGAGTCGTGAGTTTTTCAGAGGAAAGTTTACTTGAGAAACTTGGCCAGGTTCCCTTGCCTCCTTATATCCGCACCACACTAACTGAACCAGAACGTTATCAGACAGTCTATGCCGAAATAAATGGAAGCGTAGCCGCGCCCACCGCTGGACTGCATTTTACGCCAAGACTTTTAAATGAGTTGCAGCACAAAGGCATTCAACTAGCTTTTGTTACTCTTCATATCGGACTTGACACTTTCCGCCCAGTTCGAGTTGATGAACCGAGTCAGCACCCCATTCACAAAGAGTATGGGGAAATAACCTCGGAAGTAGCTGCTTTGCTTACTTGGACTAAAAAACGAGGCAAAAAGATAATAGCTGTGGGTACCAGTACAGCTAGGATGCTCGAGGCAGCAGCCCAAGCTGGTACCATTCAACCTTTTGCTGGCTGGATTGATTTATTTATCCTGCCCGGATATAAATTTCGTGTAATAGATGCCCTCGTCACCAACTTCCATTTACCTAGATCAACTTTACTTATGTTAGTTTCGGCCTTTGCCAGTAGAGATTTTATCTTGCGGGCGTACGAACAAGCAAAGAATCTCGGCTACCGATTTTATAGCTTTGGTGATGCCATGTTAATTTTTTAA
- a CDS encoding DUF2905 domain-containing protein, with amino-acid sequence MEGIGKILLIVGGIIVILGLILVFSQHVPFLGKLPGDIFIKRDGFSFYFPIITILILSVLITIIVNVILHFMNR; translated from the coding sequence ATGGAAGGAATCGGCAAAATTCTGCTTATAGTTGGCGGAATCATAGTAATCCTGGGACTGATACTTGTTTTCAGCCAACACGTGCCCTTTTTGGGCAAGCTGCCTGGAGATATATTTATAAAGAGAGACGGTTTTTCCTTTTATTTCCCTATTATCACCATCCTTATTTTAAGTGTCCTGATAACTATTATAGTTAATGTTATCTTGCACTTTATGAATAGATAA